The DNA region CCTGGCCTTTAAAATCCATTCATCCCTTAGCACCTCATCGGTACATACAAGGGCTATTATGTTATCCTCTGAAAGGTCCCTTATAACCCGAAATCCCTCGGGTATTATACGGAATATTGCATCGTATACCCTCTTCCTGAGGTTCATTGATGGGTCGTGGACCGTCATTTCGCTGATATCCGAGATGGGGTCCTCAACCACCACCTCAAATCGGGATGGCTGCCGTACCCTGCCACGTCCCTGTGTCTCCCAGAGCCTTTCAAGTAGCTGTGGAAGGTACGTTTCGTCCCTTATCCTCAGGTGGACTGCTCCTGTGGCCTTATCAACCTCCATCTCAGCCATGTCCTCAAGGTAAATCGGCTCAGAGGTCCTCTGTGTCTTAACAGCTATGATGAAGACCGGCTCCCGGGGATCAACCCATATTTTCAGGTCATCCACGGCCCTTGCAAGCTGGAGATTCTGGAGAACCTGGCGGGCTATTATCTCATAGACCTCTGCACCCCTGGGGTCGTAGCACTCAACATTTATCCCCATTTTAACCCTCACTGACGTCTTTCATTCCGGAAACAAGGAGGGCCGCTCCAACCGCACCTATATGCTGTGAATATGGGGGTACGATAACATCGATACCGCCCAGGATATCACTTACCGCCTTAACAAGGCCCTCTATAAGGGATGTTCCACCCACCTGTATGAGGGGTTCCCTCACATCTATCTCCTGGAGCTGCTGCTCATATACCTGTTCGGCCACCGAGTGGCATGCTGCGGCTGCTGCGTCCTCCCTTGAAACTCCCGCTGCAAGTGCGGTTACAAGGTCCTGTATACCAAAGACTATGCAGTAACTGTTGAGCATCGCCTTCCGGTAGTCCCCCTTCAGTGCAAGGCTTCCAAGTTCATCTATCTCCACTCCAAGCCTCCTGGCTGTTATCTCCAGGAAACGCCCTGATGCACCGGCGCAGATACCCCCCATGGTGAAGTTGTCGGGTATGCCATCGTTGACGGTTATGACCTTGTTGTCCATACCACCTATATCAAGTACCGTTGCCTCCCCCTTCTGGTGGTCTGCAAGGAACACTGCACCCTTGGAGTTCACACTGAGCTCCTCCTGTATGAGGTCGGCCCCGTAATGTTTCCCTATGGTTAACCTGCCGTAACCCGTAACTCCTATCCCATCAAGGTCCTTCAGCGTGTAACCTGTACCTGCGAGGGCCTCCTCTATGCCCTTCTCTGCTGAGCCAAGGACATCTGTTGTGGGAAGCCATCCAGTCCCTATGACCTCGTTATCCTCCATCAACACTACCTTGGTGGTTGTTGAACCTGAATCGATTCCAAGGGTTAGGCCCTCCTGTTTCTCCCTTGCAAGTATGCTCTTCCTTGCCACTATTGTTGAGAGCGCCTCCATACGTATGAAGAGCTCATCCGCCTTTGTTCTCTCTGTGAATGAGTAGGTTACAACTGGAAGCCTTGTGTTCTGCTGTATGAACCTCCTTATCTCATTCCTTACAAGGGCCCCCTCTGCACACCTGAAGCAGGTTGCTATGAAAACCGCGTCGGCATCTGTTTTGCCCTCAACGATTGACATTGCCCTTGCTATCATGAGTTTTATGCTTGAACTGGCACAGTTGAACCCAAATTTTTCATAGGCCTCGTCTATGTAGTCAAGGTCGGCCTCGGGGATCACTATTTCGGCCCCGAAAGTCCTCGCTGCCTTTTCAATTTCCTTCTGAACACCGCTGTAGTCGGTTCCGCATGAAATCTGGGCTATTTTAACCATTTTGAGCCTCCAGTTCGTCCAGGAATTTGTTTATCCTGTTAACCACATCTATTGTCTCTTCCCTTGTTGTGGGGTATTTCAGTTCAAGTGTGGGTATGCCCTTCTTTCTGAGCTGGAATACGCAGAGTTCATTGGTCCTTGCGCATCCTATGCATCCAAAACCAAATGGGGCCTCCTCCATTATTATGGCGGCATCTGCCTCCTCTATGAGGGGCCCGAGGATTGCCATTCTCCCCCTCACACCTGAGGGAACCTCTATTGCCGCGTACTTCAGACCTTTTATCGGGTCCTCCTCGGTTATGTTGAAGGGTGGTGAATCGATTTCTGGGTCTGTAACCTTCTGTCTGATTTCTTTCTGGATTACAAGGGGCTCATGTCCCCTTCTTTCAACAAGATCTGCGAGTATAAGTGAATTTGGTGGAAATATCGCTATCTTCAATAGAATTCCCCCCTGTCTCCCTCCTGGGGTCTTCTGGCTATTTCAACCATGTCTGTGAAGAGGCCCTTTGTGGCATCAACGATTCCCACTGCACAGAGAACCTCGCCCTTCTCCTTCAGGGGTACCACGACCACGGGTATCCCCTTGTAGGGTCCCCTCTCAGGTGTCTCCCTTGCTATCTCACCTGATTCAAGGACCTTTTCCAGTACCGGTCCGGTGTAGCTGTCATCGATCACCTTCCCGTCCTCTATTCGAAGACCCTTTGCTTCCCGGCTCCTTATTGTGAGGGGAAGACGACTTACAAGTTCATGTATACACATTCCAAGTTCCTTGAGTTCCTCTCCAGTGGATGATGAAGTTATTTTCATTTCAATCAGCCCTATGTTTTCTGTCTGGATTTCAGACTCCTCTCAACTACATTGCGGAATTCATCAACAGAAACCTTCTCCTTTTTTTCGGGTTCGGCCTTCTGGGGCCTTTCAAGGGCCTCGCCCACGTATCCGAGTAGTTTGAATTCCTTTTCAAGCTGATGGTAACCCTCCCTTGCTGCCCCCCTGTGTCCTCTGCATCGCCTGGGGTCCCCTGGCGGAAACCCCCTCTCCTTTGTGAATATGTTGGCCGGGTCCAGGCTGCGTATTTTCCTCACAGCCTCCATCACAGCCTCTGTGTCCCCATGTACGAGAGCGCCGTAACATGTTGATTTTATGGTCAGTGGCAGTCCAAGGAGGTGGAGCCTCTGGACTAGTTCCGATGAGCTCAGCCTTGATGACGGCCCAAGTATTATCATCCTTGTTGATTCCTCATGGTTTTTTTCTTTCCCGGACATACACCGTGTCCCCCTCTTTGAATTTTTCAACATTCTCAAGGCCCTCTGTGATTCTACCTATTATGTTGGTGCCGTTGAATGGTTCCCCTGTTGGGCCATATTCATCGTTGTCCTCGAGTCTAACACCAACCATACCTATGTGTCTCCTTGACATGTTTGTTATGCCAATGCTGCCCTTTTTAACGCAGTTTTCAGGTGTTTTCTCCGGTACAAGGCCCTTTGCCAGGGATCTGTCACCCTCAAACATCACCACCTTCATGCCAGGGAAGGCGAAGTGTACCTTGAGGGATCCAATGGGTGTGTCGATGAGGCCCGTGAGTCTGCGGAAGTACCATGATGACCTTGGCGCATCAGGGTCAAGTTCAACCTCCAGGATCTTATCGGCCTCTATGCCCACTGTTCTGACCCTTCCCTCCTTGAGTATGTCCATGGTGTAGGGTGGGTCCTGGGCAACAACTATTGCATCATCAAGCATTATGCCGTCCCTTATCTGCTCAACACCGTACCCTTTAAGGTATTCCTCTGCATCCTTCTGGGTCATGGATACCGTCATTATCCTGCCGGGTTCGCACTCCACCGTGATGTGGTCCCCTTCCCCTGCTATATCAACCAGTTCCATTCCATCTGTAACATTTCCTATGAGGTTGTGGGATGGTGTTGAAACCCTGTCCTCCCTGTATATGTAAACCCTTCCGGCGCCCCTTCCAGTGTTTCGAAGGGTCACCGTACCCCGGTTTCTCTTTGCTATTTTTTCTGGATCCTTTTTTATTCCCTGAAGGGAGTAGAAACCTATGAATGAGTTGGCCTCATAGTCGACCCTCAGTTTCCCCTCCTCCACCATTGTGAAGAAGTGTTCAACAGACTGGGGGGACTCGTGGGATGGTTTTACCTTAACGTAGGTGAATATCTGGTTTCCATCCTCAAGTGGTGTTTCAAGGTCTGTCACTGCGGCGCTCTCAACTATGCTTTTTCTCTCAACAACTGGTTCAACCGACCTTATCACGTCACGGTCTGTCAGTCTCTCAATGGTTCTTCCCCCGCCGGTTACCCTTGCAAAAACACCCCTGTTCTCATCTGGGGCGCCGTATACTGCTGAATGAGGGTCCCTGGAGATTATTATATGGGTTGAATCCGGGCTGAACCCTGAGAGGCTCATTATAACCTCATTCTCGTCGTAGAAGAATTCCTTCCTTGACGGCTCCAGTTCTGTTTTCAGGGGTCCCATTGAAATCTCAGATGGGGTTGTCCACCTTATACGGAGG from Methanothermobacter sp. includes:
- a CDS encoding methanogenesis marker 17 protein, yielding MGINVECYDPRGAEVYEIIARQVLQNLQLARAVDDLKIWVDPREPVFIIAVKTQRTSEPIYLEDMAEMEVDKATGAVHLRIRDETYLPQLLERLWETQGRGRVRQPSRFEVVVEDPISDISEMTVHDPSMNLRKRVYDAIFRIIPEGFRVIRDLSEDNIIALVCTDEVLRDEWILKAREIIDDMR
- a CDS encoding methanogenesis marker 15 protein, whose translation is MVKIAQISCGTDYSGVQKEIEKAARTFGAEIVIPEADLDYIDEAYEKFGFNCASSSIKLMIARAMSIVEGKTDADAVFIATCFRCAEGALVRNEIRRFIQQNTRLPVVTYSFTERTKADELFIRMEALSTIVARKSILAREKQEGLTLGIDSGSTTTKVVLMEDNEVIGTGWLPTTDVLGSAEKGIEEALAGTGYTLKDLDGIGVTGYGRLTIGKHYGADLIQEELSVNSKGAVFLADHQKGEATVLDIGGMDNKVITVNDGIPDNFTMGGICAGASGRFLEITARRLGVEIDELGSLALKGDYRKAMLNSYCIVFGIQDLVTALAAGVSREDAAAAACHSVAEQVYEQQLQEIDVREPLIQVGGTSLIEGLVKAVSDILGGIDVIVPPYSQHIGAVGAALLVSGMKDVSEG
- a CDS encoding methanogenesis marker 5 protein — protein: MKIAIFPPNSLILADLVERRGHEPLVIQKEIRQKVTDPEIDSPPFNITEEDPIKGLKYAAIEVPSGVRGRMAILGPLIEEADAAIIMEEAPFGFGCIGCARTNELCVFQLRKKGIPTLELKYPTTREETIDVVNRINKFLDELEAQNG
- a CDS encoding DUF2111 domain-containing protein, with translation MKITSSSTGEELKELGMCIHELVSRLPLTIRSREAKGLRIEDGKVIDDSYTGPVLEKVLESGEIARETPERGPYKGIPVVVVPLKEKGEVLCAVGIVDATKGLFTDMVEIARRPQEGDRGEFY
- a CDS encoding methanogenesis marker 6 protein, which codes for MSGKEKNHEESTRMIILGPSSRLSSSELVQRLHLLGLPLTIKSTCYGALVHGDTEAVMEAVRKIRSLDPANIFTKERGFPPGDPRRCRGHRGAAREGYHQLEKEFKLLGYVGEALERPQKAEPEKKEKVSVDEFRNVVERSLKSRQKT
- a CDS encoding methanogenesis marker 3 protein; the encoded protein is MFVKVNGVEVELPEGATVRDAIDATEAPYVEGALVGLISGTRELERTIDTYRIKTTAGSILIELLPEEAPEIVETWREVYSNLEDLRIRWTTPSEISMGPLKTELEPSRKEFFYDENEVIMSLSGFSPDSTHIIISRDPHSAVYGAPDENRGVFARVTGGGRTIERLTDRDVIRSVEPVVERKSIVESAAVTDLETPLEDGNQIFTYVKVKPSHESPQSVEHFFTMVEEGKLRVDYEANSFIGFYSLQGIKKDPEKIAKRNRGTVTLRNTGRGAGRVYIYREDRVSTPSHNLIGNVTDGMELVDIAGEGDHITVECEPGRIMTVSMTQKDAEEYLKGYGVEQIRDGIMLDDAIVVAQDPPYTMDILKEGRVRTVGIEADKILEVELDPDAPRSSWYFRRLTGLIDTPIGSLKVHFAFPGMKVVMFEGDRSLAKGLVPEKTPENCVKKGSIGITNMSRRHIGMVGVRLEDNDEYGPTGEPFNGTNIIGRITEGLENVEKFKEGDTVYVRERKKP